The Acidobacteriota bacterium genome has a window encoding:
- the purN gene encoding phosphoribosylglycinamide formyltransferase, whose amino-acid sequence MAKGRIGILISGRGSNMVSIIEACKAGKTNAEVSLVISNEKDAPGLEKARSFGVETIVIDHRESKTREEHDAKMVRELKSRNVDLVCLAGYMRILSPCFVQEFQGRIMNIHPALLPAFPGLDVQQKAIDWGVKFSGCTVHFVDEKVDHGPIILQAIVPVLDYDTAETLAARILEEEHRIYPEAVRLFFDGKLKIDGRRVMISQ is encoded by the coding sequence ATGGCTAAAGGCAGGATAGGGATTCTGATTTCTGGCAGGGGAAGCAACATGGTTTCAATCATCGAAGCCTGTAAAGCCGGGAAAACCAATGCTGAAGTCTCTCTCGTCATCAGCAATGAAAAAGATGCGCCAGGGCTGGAGAAGGCTAGGAGCTTCGGCGTGGAAACCATTGTCATAGACCACCGTGAGAGCAAGACGAGAGAAGAGCATGACGCAAAGATGGTTCGGGAGCTGAAGAGTAGGAATGTCGATCTAGTCTGCCTTGCGGGTTACATGAGAATTTTGAGCCCTTGCTTCGTGCAGGAGTTTCAGGGGAGGATCATGAATATCCACCCGGCACTTCTTCCGGCCTTCCCCGGCCTGGACGTCCAGCAGAAAGCCATTGATTGGGGTGTCAAGTTCTCTGGTTGCACCGTCCATTTCGTGGATGAGAAGGTCGATCATGGACCGATTATCCTTCAAGCCATTGTCCCCGTCCTGGATTATGATACGGCGGAAACTCTTGCCGCCAGGATCCTTGAAGAAGAACACAGGATATATCCGGAAGCGGTGAGACTCTTCTTCGACGGAAAATTGAAGATCGATGGAAGAAGAGTCATGATTTCCCAATAG